In the Ochrobactrum sp. Marseille-Q0166 genome, one interval contains:
- the gatA gene encoding Asp-tRNA(Asn)/Glu-tRNA(Gln) amidotransferase subunit GatA, which produces MSELTALTIAEARDKLKAKAFTATELTEAYIAAIDSANDKLNAYVAVTPEKAREMAKASDARIAEGKAGALEGIPLGVKDLFATKGVHTQACSHILDGFKPEYESTVTANLWADGAVMLGKLNMDEFAMGSSNESSYYGPVKNPWRANGSDVDLVPGGSSGGSAAAVAAHICAGATATDTGGSIRQPAAFTGTVGIKPTYGRVSRWGVVAYASSLDQAGPIARDVRDAAILLKSMASLDLKDTTSVDLPVPDYEAAIGKSLKGLKIGIPNEYRIDGMPEEIETLWQKGVQYLKDAGAEIVDVSLPHTKYALAAYYIVAPAEASSNLARYDGVRYGLRVPGKDIADMYEQSRAAGFGKEVKRRILTGTYVLSAGYYDAYYLRAQKVRTLIKKDFENVFASGVHAILTPVTPSAAFSIGDKELANDPVKMYLNDIFTITLNMAGLPGIAVPAGLNDQGLPLGLQLIGRPFEEETLFQAAGAIEQAAGRFTPKKWW; this is translated from the coding sequence ATGAGCGAACTGACCGCACTGACCATTGCCGAAGCGCGCGACAAGTTGAAGGCCAAAGCCTTCACCGCGACGGAACTGACTGAAGCCTATATTGCGGCTATTGATTCCGCCAATGACAAGCTCAATGCCTATGTCGCTGTAACGCCTGAAAAGGCGCGCGAAATGGCAAAAGCTTCCGATGCACGCATTGCCGAAGGCAAGGCCGGTGCTCTCGAAGGCATTCCGCTTGGTGTGAAGGACCTGTTTGCGACCAAGGGCGTTCACACACAGGCCTGCTCGCATATTCTCGATGGTTTCAAGCCTGAATATGAATCCACCGTCACTGCCAATCTCTGGGCTGACGGCGCTGTGATGCTCGGCAAGCTCAACATGGACGAATTCGCCATGGGCTCGTCCAATGAAAGTTCTTATTACGGCCCTGTGAAAAACCCTTGGCGTGCGAACGGTTCAGACGTCGATCTGGTTCCGGGCGGCTCGTCAGGCGGTTCAGCGGCGGCTGTTGCTGCGCATATTTGCGCAGGTGCGACGGCAACTGATACGGGCGGTTCGATCCGTCAGCCAGCAGCTTTCACTGGTACTGTCGGCATCAAGCCGACCTATGGCCGCGTTTCGCGCTGGGGTGTCGTTGCTTATGCATCCTCGCTTGATCAGGCTGGCCCAATTGCTCGCGACGTTCGGGATGCGGCAATCCTGCTGAAATCCATGGCATCGCTTGATCTGAAAGACACAACCTCGGTTGATCTGCCTGTGCCTGATTATGAAGCAGCGATCGGCAAATCGCTGAAGGGGCTCAAAATCGGTATTCCAAACGAATATCGTATCGATGGCATGCCGGAAGAAATCGAAACGCTCTGGCAGAAGGGTGTCCAGTATCTCAAGGATGCCGGGGCAGAAATCGTCGATGTTTCGCTGCCGCACACCAAATATGCGCTTGCTGCCTATTATATTGTGGCACCTGCGGAAGCTTCTTCCAACCTCGCACGTTATGATGGCGTGCGATACGGTCTGCGCGTGCCGGGCAAGGATATTGCCGATATGTACGAACAGAGCCGCGCTGCAGGTTTTGGCAAGGAAGTGAAGCGCCGCATTCTGACTGGGACCTATGTTCTGTCGGCTGGCTATTACGACGCTTACTATCTGCGTGCGCAGAAGGTTCGCACGCTGATCAAGAAAGACTTTGAAAATGTCTTTGCAAGCGGTGTTCATGCAATCCTGACACCTGTTACGCCTTCTGCCGCATTCAGCATTGGCGACAAGGAACTCGCAAACGATCCGGTCAAGATGTATCTCAACGACATCTTCACCATCACGCTCAACATGGCTGGTCTTCCGGGTATCGCTGTTCCTGCTGGACTCAATGATCAGGGGCTGCCGCTCGGTCTGCAGCTGATCGGTCGCCCGTTTGAGGAAGAAACGCTTTTCCAGGCAGCTGGTGCAATTGAGCAGGCGGCCGGACGCTTTACCCCGAAGAAATGGTGGTAA
- a CDS encoding GNAT family N-acetyltransferase has translation MAEIAVCAWQTAAQDIALTNETRSELQAKFLRDLRENADGVLLAERRGEIYGWGALVPKSNYISDLWVDPAHHGQGVGGALLGALMAQILLDGFAEAEIGTHADNFPAIGLYEKAGFKTYHRSEEWSESFGREVEKVRMQVKL, from the coding sequence ATGGCTGAAATCGCGGTGTGCGCATGGCAAACCGCAGCCCAAGACATTGCGCTGACGAATGAAACCCGGTCGGAACTCCAGGCCAAATTCCTGCGCGACTTGCGCGAAAATGCCGATGGTGTTCTGCTGGCGGAACGGCGCGGCGAAATATATGGTTGGGGCGCTCTCGTCCCGAAATCAAACTATATTTCCGACCTCTGGGTCGATCCCGCCCACCATGGTCAGGGCGTAGGCGGCGCATTGCTTGGTGCGCTGATGGCGCAGATTCTTCTTGATGGTTTTGCGGAAGCTGAAATCGGCACTCATGCCGATAATTTTCCAGCAATTGGGCTTTACGAAAAAGCTGGGTTCAAGACCTATCACCGCAGCGAAGAATGGTCGGAGAGTTTTGGTCGTGAGGTTGAAAAGGTCAGAATGCAGGTAAAGCTTTAG
- the parE gene encoding DNA topoisomerase IV subunit B, which yields MDDSNDLFSRVVNNARERQMEQQPKKVPASTPVAKAVTTPSAPNPTPVATKTPPVSSGSDDYNASSIRVLEGLEPVRLRPGMYIGGTDEKALHHLFAEVIDNSMDEAVAGHANFIEVSLDAEGFLTVSDNGRGIPVDEHPQVPGKSTLEVIMTKLHAGGKFDGKAYETSGGLHGVGVSVVNALSDVLEVEVARNRRLYRQRFSRGIPQGGLEDVGEVHNRRGTRVRFHPDPDIFGKAAHFDPHRLYRMARSKAYLFGGVEIRWNCDPALLDPKKETPEKAVFHFPGGLKDYLSASLGKEHQVTREIFSGRTEKQGGHGAVEWAVSWYGGDGFVNSYCNTIPTGDGGTHEAGLRIALTRGLKAYAELTNNKRASIITTDDVMISAAAMLSVFIREPEFVGQTKDKLATVEAQRIVENVIRDPFDHWLTASPQEASRLLDWVVDRAEERLRRRQEKETVRKSATRKLRLPGKLADCTQNAAAGAELFIVEGDSAGGSAKQARNRSNQAILPLRGKILNVASAGREKLTANQQIADLVQALGAGTRKNYREDDLRYDRVIVMTDADVDGAHIASLLITFFYQEMPDLIRNGHLYLAVPPLYRLSQGGKVAYARDDAHKDELLRTMFTGRGKIEIGRFKGLGEMRAEQLKETTMDPKKRTLLRVHVDEDYVDETRSTVDDLMGTKPEARFRFIQDRAAFVEELDI from the coding sequence ATGGACGACAGCAACGATCTCTTTTCTAGAGTAGTTAACAATGCCCGTGAACGGCAGATGGAGCAGCAGCCCAAGAAGGTTCCTGCATCAACGCCTGTTGCGAAAGCGGTAACAACACCATCTGCACCAAATCCAACGCCTGTTGCAACCAAGACTCCGCCTGTTTCATCAGGCAGTGATGATTATAACGCCTCCTCCATCCGCGTTCTCGAGGGCCTTGAGCCGGTTCGCCTGCGTCCCGGTATGTATATCGGCGGCACTGACGAAAAAGCCCTGCATCACCTTTTTGCAGAAGTCATCGATAACTCAATGGACGAGGCCGTTGCAGGACATGCCAATTTTATTGAAGTCAGCCTTGATGCCGAAGGCTTCCTGACTGTCAGTGATAATGGTCGTGGTATTCCGGTTGATGAGCATCCGCAGGTGCCGGGAAAATCGACGCTTGAAGTCATCATGACCAAGCTGCATGCAGGCGGCAAGTTTGATGGCAAGGCTTATGAAACCTCGGGCGGTCTGCACGGCGTGGGTGTTTCGGTGGTCAACGCACTTTCCGACGTTCTGGAAGTCGAAGTCGCACGCAATCGCCGCCTCTATCGCCAGCGCTTTTCGCGCGGTATTCCGCAGGGTGGCCTTGAAGATGTCGGCGAAGTCCACAACCGTCGTGGTACACGAGTCCGCTTTCATCCAGACCCGGATATTTTCGGCAAGGCTGCACATTTCGATCCGCACCGGCTTTATCGCATGGCGCGCTCGAAGGCCTATTTGTTTGGCGGCGTAGAAATTCGCTGGAATTGCGATCCGGCACTCCTTGATCCCAAGAAGGAAACCCCTGAAAAGGCCGTTTTCCACTTCCCCGGTGGTCTGAAGGATTATCTTTCTGCCTCGCTTGGCAAAGAACATCAGGTAACGCGTGAGATTTTCTCGGGCCGCACCGAAAAGCAGGGCGGGCACGGTGCCGTTGAATGGGCAGTGTCGTGGTATGGCGGTGACGGCTTCGTCAACTCCTACTGCAACACAATCCCAACGGGCGATGGCGGTACGCATGAAGCCGGTCTGCGCATTGCGTTGACGCGTGGCCTCAAAGCCTATGCAGAGCTAACCAACAACAAGCGCGCTTCGATCATCACCACCGATGACGTGATGATTTCGGCAGCCGCTATGCTCTCGGTCTTCATTCGGGAACCGGAGTTTGTCGGCCAGACCAAGGACAAGCTTGCGACCGTTGAAGCGCAGCGTATCGTGGAAAATGTCATCCGCGATCCGTTCGATCACTGGCTTACAGCTTCCCCACAGGAAGCATCCCGCTTGCTCGATTGGGTTGTTGATCGCGCCGAAGAGCGTCTGCGTCGTCGTCAGGAAAAGGAAACCGTCCGCAAGAGCGCGACGCGCAAGCTGCGCCTTCCGGGCAAACTTGCAGACTGCACGCAGAATGCTGCCGCAGGTGCTGAACTTTTCATTGTCGAAGGTGACTCGGCTGGCGGTTCTGCAAAGCAGGCACGCAATCGTTCCAATCAGGCGATCCTGCCACTACGCGGTAAGATTCTGAACGTTGCCAGTGCTGGCCGTGAGAAGCTGACAGCCAACCAGCAGATTGCCGATCTGGTTCAGGCACTGGGGGCCGGCACGCGCAAGAATTATCGTGAAGACGATCTGCGTTATGATCGCGTCATCGTCATGACAGATGCTGACGTTGACGGCGCCCATATCGCATCGCTGCTCATCACATTTTTCTATCAGGAAATGCCTGATCTCATCCGCAACGGCCACCTGTATCTGGCAGTCCCGCCGCTTTATCGTCTCAGTCAGGGTGGCAAGGTAGCCTATGCCCGTGACGACGCGCACAAGGACGAACTGCTTCGCACGATGTTTACCGGACGTGGCAAAATCGAAATCGGTCGCTTCAAAGGCCTCGGCGAAATGCGCGCCGAACAGCTGAAAGAAACGACCATGGACCCGAAAAAGCGCACGCTGCTTCGTGTTCATGTCGATGAAGATTATGTCGATGAAACGCGCAGCACTGTTGATGATCTGATGGGTACAAAACCGGAAGCCCGCTTCCGCTTCATTCAGGATCGTGCCGCATTCGTGGAAGAACTGGATATTTAA
- a CDS encoding DMT family transporter has product MQIRAAGGTEAHVKGMAIMVLSVLLLPLMDAIGKWLAMMDNMPPATVTFMRFFIQSVLMFFVLIVMSGFASLRTTHLVGNLVRGALMGFGGACFFTAVKYMPLADAMAVFFAEPLILTLLSAVFLKEKVGWRRFSAVGIGLIGTMIVIQPSFEIFGAVSLLPLATAVTFAIYLMLNRKYGAKESPVVMQFYAGIGGSLIAGLFMIFGTAVGIEDLSFALPNSFQPWLLLLLLGTIGTVSHLLVVQAFKLAPASMLAPFQYLEIVNAVLVGLIIFGDFPTPSKWFGIAIIVGSGFYVFMRERRMKSV; this is encoded by the coding sequence ATGCAGATCAGGGCAGCAGGCGGTACAGAAGCGCACGTAAAGGGCATGGCGATCATGGTGCTCTCAGTGTTGCTGCTGCCGCTTATGGATGCCATCGGCAAATGGCTTGCCATGATGGATAACATGCCTCCGGCCACCGTCACCTTCATGCGCTTTTTCATTCAATCAGTGCTGATGTTCTTCGTGCTGATCGTCATGAGTGGTTTCGCGTCCTTACGGACGACGCATCTTGTCGGCAATCTTGTGCGGGGTGCGCTGATGGGTTTTGGAGGAGCGTGTTTCTTCACCGCGGTCAAATATATGCCGCTGGCGGACGCCATGGCTGTGTTTTTTGCCGAACCGTTGATCCTGACGCTGTTGTCGGCTGTCTTCCTGAAGGAAAAAGTCGGCTGGCGCCGTTTCAGCGCTGTGGGTATTGGGCTGATCGGCACGATGATCGTTATTCAGCCAAGTTTCGAGATCTTTGGTGCGGTCTCCCTGTTGCCTCTGGCAACTGCTGTCACTTTTGCGATCTATCTGATGCTGAACCGTAAATATGGTGCAAAAGAAAGCCCCGTCGTCATGCAATTCTATGCAGGTATCGGCGGATCGCTGATTGCGGGGCTGTTTATGATTTTTGGTACCGCGGTGGGCATTGAAGATCTCAGCTTTGCATTGCCAAATAGCTTTCAGCCATGGCTGTTGCTGCTTTTGCTGGGCACGATCGGAACTGTCAGTCATCTGCTCGTGGTGCAGGCATTCAAGCTTGCACCAGCATCTATGCTGGCGCCGTTCCAGTATCTGGAGATCGTCAATGCGGTTCTGGTTGGTTTAATTATCTTCGGTGACTTTCCGACGCCGTCCAAATGGTTCGGCATCGCGATCATCGTAGGATCAGGCTTCTATGTCTTCATGCGCGAGCGGCGTATGAAGAGCGTGTGA
- the lipB gene encoding lipoyl(octanoyl) transferase LipB, with protein MTSGEESQKTPYADVMNDSSAHFSRQTETYSSSMRDVAAQENETHFLPAMAGTPPVDWLISDGLTDYEEALAFMEARVAAIREGTANELVWLVEHPSLYTAGTSAQSADLLTPDRFPVFNTGRGGEYTYHGPGQRVAYVMLDLKRRREDVRAFVTALEQWIVETLAQFNIKGERRADRVGVWVVRPEKPLLANGGVCEDKIAAIGIRLRRWVSFHGIAINVEPELEHFGGIVPCGIADYGVTSLVDLGLPVTMGDVDVALGKAFENVFGPRHTK; from the coding sequence TTGACATCTGGCGAAGAGTCGCAAAAAACGCCATATGCTGACGTCATGAACGATAGCTCTGCTCATTTTTCCCGACAAACTGAAACCTATTCATCTTCAATGCGCGACGTCGCCGCGCAAGAAAATGAAACGCATTTCCTCCCTGCTATGGCCGGCACACCACCTGTTGATTGGTTAATATCAGACGGTTTAACGGATTACGAAGAGGCGCTCGCCTTTATGGAAGCGCGGGTCGCAGCTATTCGTGAAGGAACTGCCAATGAACTTGTGTGGCTTGTCGAACATCCCTCGCTTTATACAGCGGGCACCAGTGCTCAATCAGCAGACCTGCTGACACCGGATCGCTTTCCCGTGTTCAATACGGGACGCGGTGGTGAATATACCTATCATGGCCCAGGTCAGCGGGTTGCCTATGTTATGCTCGATCTAAAGCGCCGCCGCGAAGATGTACGAGCATTTGTCACCGCGCTTGAGCAGTGGATTGTCGAAACGCTGGCGCAATTCAATATCAAAGGTGAGCGGCGCGCTGACCGTGTCGGCGTCTGGGTTGTCCGCCCGGAGAAGCCGCTGCTTGCCAATGGCGGCGTGTGCGAAGACAAGATTGCCGCCATTGGCATTCGTCTGCGCCGCTGGGTGAGCTTCCACGGTATTGCCATCAATGTTGAGCCGGAGCTCGAGCATTTCGGTGGCATCGTACCCTGCGGGATCGCTGATTATGGGGTTACCAGTTTGGTCGATCTCGGCCTTCCGGTGACGATGGGCGATGTCGATGTGGCACTGGGCAAAGCTTTTGAAAACGTCTTCGGACCGCGCCACACCAAATAA
- a CDS encoding PAS domain-containing protein, whose protein sequence is MISKDADPFQAAVEHTPTPMVITNPQFFDNPIVFANKAFLQLTGYSAEEVIGHNCRFLQGAATSRDHVAAIKTAIASGTSIDIDILNYKKSGEAFWNRLHISPVRGNDGVIKHFVSTQHDVTIELKHLVELKQERDTLSSETRQHRNHLDYIVNAANIGYWTRDLKSGRVTASAECRRIFGFRDDDQINFDNILAMIAVEDRMTVIEQTETAFSTGEPYSMEYRIINSAGETVWVETRAKALSGDKPTLIGVMLDVTERKRNEAEKALVTREISHRFKNSMAMVQSIANQTLRNARNPDEASDLFNERLQALAQAHDMLLQDNWDGATIKQIADTTLKPFRRTFGNRIRMNGPSLFVSDRVTVSLSLGLYELATNAVKYGALSNEHGSIDFSWNIVDDQGVNKFQMRWLETGGPSVKRPSRRGFGQRLIRLVLAEELKARCDIDFDPTGLKINVLAPITTDVFPAFDHSTSAGPMIA, encoded by the coding sequence ATGATTTCCAAAGACGCCGATCCTTTTCAGGCGGCGGTGGAACACACACCCACGCCTATGGTCATCACAAACCCGCAATTTTTCGACAATCCAATTGTCTTTGCAAACAAGGCTTTTTTGCAATTGACGGGTTATTCCGCGGAAGAAGTGATCGGCCATAATTGCCGCTTCTTACAGGGAGCCGCCACCAGTCGCGATCACGTAGCTGCGATCAAAACCGCGATCGCATCAGGCACGTCAATTGACATAGACATATTGAATTATAAGAAATCAGGGGAAGCATTTTGGAATAGGCTGCATATTTCTCCGGTCAGAGGAAATGACGGCGTAATCAAGCATTTCGTTTCGACACAGCATGATGTTACCATTGAACTCAAACATCTGGTCGAGTTAAAGCAAGAGCGCGACACGCTTTCGAGTGAGACCAGGCAGCACCGGAACCACCTCGATTACATCGTCAATGCCGCTAATATCGGCTATTGGACCCGGGATCTGAAGTCAGGGCGCGTAACCGCTTCGGCGGAATGTCGCCGGATTTTCGGTTTTCGTGACGATGATCAGATCAATTTTGACAACATTCTGGCGATGATCGCCGTCGAAGATCGTATGACGGTAATTGAGCAGACTGAAACAGCATTTAGCACGGGCGAACCGTATTCCATGGAATATCGGATCATCAATAGTGCCGGGGAGACCGTCTGGGTTGAAACTCGTGCAAAAGCCCTATCAGGTGATAAGCCAACTTTGATAGGGGTTATGTTGGACGTGACAGAGCGCAAGCGCAATGAAGCTGAAAAAGCGCTCGTGACGCGCGAAATTTCGCACCGATTCAAGAATTCAATGGCTATGGTTCAATCGATTGCCAATCAAACCTTGCGGAATGCCCGCAATCCCGATGAGGCAAGCGATTTGTTTAATGAACGCCTGCAAGCATTGGCACAAGCCCATGATATGTTACTTCAAGATAATTGGGACGGAGCGACAATCAAACAAATAGCCGATACGACGCTGAAACCTTTCAGGAGAACCTTTGGTAACCGCATCCGCATGAACGGCCCTTCGCTGTTTGTAAGTGACCGGGTGACGGTGTCTCTTTCTCTTGGTCTCTATGAGCTTGCCACCAACGCGGTAAAATATGGCGCATTGTCCAACGAGCATGGAAGCATCGATTTCAGCTGGAATATTGTCGACGATCAGGGCGTCAATAAATTCCAGATGCGTTGGCTTGAGACTGGCGGCCCCTCCGTCAAACGACCTTCGCGACGCGGCTTTGGGCAACGGCTGATACGGCTTGTTCTCGCAGAAGAACTCAAAGCTCGATGCGACATCGACTTTGATCCCACAGGCCTGAAAATCAATGTGCTCGCACCAATCACGACTGATGTATTTCCGGCCTTTGATCACAGTACGAGTGCGGGACCGATGATCGCTTGA
- a CDS encoding BA14K family protein, with protein sequence MINALKKMMVGLVGATFMIGAMVPVSAAPVLPTAQIVDGNNVMPVRNDRWDRRGHGNWNGHRPGRPGWNGHRPGPRPGWNGNYRPRPGYWNGHRGYNHYRHGYRRHNDGWWYPLAAFGAGAIIGGAIAQPAPQPVYRASNSHVQWCYNRYKSYRASDNTFQPYNGPRQQCYSPYR encoded by the coding sequence ATGATAAACGCCTTGAAAAAGATGATGGTTGGCTTGGTGGGCGCAACTTTTATGATTGGTGCGATGGTGCCGGTTTCTGCTGCTCCGGTCCTTCCAACTGCTCAGATTGTGGACGGTAATAATGTAATGCCAGTCCGTAATGACCGTTGGGACCGCCGTGGCCATGGCAATTGGAATGGCCATCGCCCGGGGCGCCCTGGCTGGAATGGTCATCGTCCTGGTCCTCGGCCGGGCTGGAATGGAAACTATCGCCCGCGCCCTGGTTATTGGAATGGTCATCGCGGCTATAACCATTATCGCCATGGCTATCGTCGCCATAATGATGGTTGGTGGTATCCGCTTGCAGCTTTTGGCGCTGGTGCAATCATTGGTGGAGCAATTGCACAGCCAGCACCTCAGCCGGTTTACCGCGCTAGCAACAGTCATGTTCAGTGGTGCTATAATCGCTATAAGTCTTATCGGGCTTCAGATAATACGTTCCAGCCTTATAACGGCCCACGTCAGCAGTGCTACTCGCCGTACCGTTAA
- a CDS encoding alpha/beta-hydrolase family protein, giving the protein MTFFTNALSRFRHSLSGIGLALGTLLFAAALTPSLVPRTYVMQGVLCGVAFGSGYGLGVFWRWVWHYLELPEPADRLRSAVNLVVGFICLTIAILSLYFSAGWQNSVRSVMGMEPVPSAYPASVCALAILTFLILLLLTRALIWLGLFISAKIYRLIPRRVANFVGVSLTVVLIWTIANGLLIQSTFRLLDRSFREYDALIEPDRAQPLAAEKTGSAASILRWDELGRAGREFVSSGPTGAEISSFTGRQAIDPIRVYAGLNVADTHRQRAERALDELKRQNGFERSILVIITPTGTGWVDPAAMDGLEYLHDGNVASIAMQYSYLNSPLSLLFQPEYGAEASRALFTTVYSYWKTLPKDKRPRLYLYGLSLGAMNSEKSISFIEMLEDPINGALWSGPPFPSRDWKQITRDRNPGTPEWLPVFKDGSFVRFMNQNGEAPGNGDRWGPLRIVYLQYASDAVVFFDSHSFYRQPDWMNDPRGPDVSPQLRWYPVVTMLQLALDMAFATTTPIGHGHVYSPQDYVDAWIEVADVDGWSAEQIARLKQYLLHKMTDAEAEGYDERGG; this is encoded by the coding sequence ATGACTTTTTTCACAAATGCACTCTCTCGGTTCCGACACTCGTTGTCTGGCATAGGGCTGGCGCTGGGTACTTTGTTATTTGCCGCAGCCCTAACCCCAAGCCTTGTGCCGAGAACATACGTTATGCAGGGTGTATTGTGTGGCGTGGCCTTTGGTTCTGGATATGGACTTGGCGTCTTCTGGCGTTGGGTTTGGCACTATTTGGAACTGCCGGAACCCGCTGATCGATTACGCAGCGCAGTCAATCTTGTGGTCGGATTCATCTGTCTGACTATCGCAATTCTCTCACTTTATTTTTCCGCTGGATGGCAAAACTCTGTGCGCTCCGTCATGGGAATGGAGCCTGTTCCGAGCGCATACCCGGCAAGCGTATGCGCGCTGGCTATTCTCACTTTTCTGATTCTTTTGCTTTTGACGCGGGCATTAATTTGGCTGGGATTGTTTATCTCAGCAAAAATATATCGCCTCATACCGCGCCGCGTTGCAAATTTCGTCGGTGTGTCTTTGACTGTCGTCCTCATCTGGACAATCGCAAACGGTTTGCTGATACAATCCACATTCCGTTTACTTGACCGCTCTTTCCGTGAATATGACGCTTTGATTGAGCCAGATCGAGCACAGCCTCTGGCGGCTGAAAAAACCGGCAGCGCAGCATCCATATTGCGGTGGGATGAACTAGGGCGCGCAGGGCGTGAATTTGTGTCATCTGGTCCGACAGGGGCCGAAATCTCATCATTTACAGGACGTCAGGCAATTGATCCTATTCGGGTTTACGCTGGTTTGAATGTGGCCGACACGCATAGGCAGCGTGCAGAGCGGGCATTGGATGAACTTAAGCGACAAAACGGGTTTGAACGATCCATCCTCGTAATTATTACCCCAACCGGAACTGGCTGGGTCGATCCGGCCGCTATGGACGGCCTTGAATATCTTCATGATGGCAATGTCGCCAGCATTGCTATGCAATACTCTTATCTTAACAGCCCTCTTTCACTCCTGTTTCAACCTGAATATGGCGCGGAAGCGTCTCGTGCCTTGTTCACGACGGTTTATAGCTACTGGAAAACACTACCCAAGGATAAACGACCACGCCTCTATCTCTATGGCTTGAGTCTTGGCGCTATGAATTCCGAAAAGTCGATTTCTTTTATCGAAATGCTCGAAGATCCCATTAATGGAGCGTTATGGAGTGGTCCTCCCTTTCCTAGTCGGGACTGGAAGCAGATCACACGCGACCGAAATCCGGGAACCCCCGAATGGTTGCCTGTATTCAAGGATGGTTCTTTTGTTCGCTTTATGAACCAAAATGGCGAAGCGCCGGGCAATGGCGATCGCTGGGGGCCATTGCGTATCGTCTATCTTCAATATGCCAGCGATGCCGTCGTCTTTTTCGACAGTCACTCCTTCTATCGACAGCCAGACTGGATGAACGATCCGCGCGGTCCTGATGTTTCACCACAGTTACGCTGGTATCCTGTCGTCACAATGTTACAGTTGGCGTTGGATATGGCGTTTGCAACCACCACACCGATTGGACACGGTCACGTCTACTCGCCGCAAGATTATGTCGATGCATGGATTGAAGTTGCTGATGTGGATGGCTGGAGTGCAGAACAAATTGCACGCCTGAAACAGTACCTGCTTCATAAAATGACAGATGCTGAAGCTGAAGGATATGATGAGCGAGGTGGCTAG
- a CDS encoding IS5 family transposase produces the protein MAAHDRQHHCSRPFAGGGRKRGTYQEAFGRSRGSLTTKIHARADGQGRPLGFVLTGGEASDYHAVPDLLAIPVGKPRLFLADKGYDGDFLRDELLIHGIRPVIPPKANRKNPPACDFRAYKDRNRIERIFNCRKQFRRVATRYDKTRKSFSAFLALAAEKIWLPYFVNRT, from the coding sequence CTGGCAGCACATGATCGACAGCACCACTGTTCGCGGCCATTCGCAGGCGGCGGGCGCAAAAGGGGGACTTATCAGGAGGCTTTTGGTCGATCACGCGGCAGCCTTACGACGAAAATCCACGCCCGAGCAGATGGTCAGGGCCGCCCTCTTGGCTTCGTCCTGACAGGCGGCGAAGCTTCGGACTACCACGCCGTTCCTGACTTGCTGGCGATACCGGTCGGCAAGCCGAGGCTGTTCCTCGCCGACAAAGGCTACGACGGTGACTTCCTCCGTGACGAGCTCCTGATCCACGGTATCAGGCCGGTCATTCCGCCAAAAGCTAACCGAAAGAACCCGCCTGCGTGCGACTTTCGGGCTTACAAGGATCGAAACCGCATCGAGCGGATCTTCAACTGTCGCAAGCAGTTCCGGCGCGTCGCGACCCGATACGACAAGACACGAAAATCCTTCTCGGCATTCCTCGCCCTGGCAGCCGAAAAGATATGGCTGCCATACTTTGTCAACAGGACCTAG